A section of the Phaseolus vulgaris cultivar G19833 chromosome 8, P. vulgaris v2.0, whole genome shotgun sequence genome encodes:
- the LOC137825277 gene encoding uncharacterized protein codes for MKFSVATAPNFSAQANNIPMLSGTNFKFWKETVEIVLGCMDLDLALKVERPSPTSDNPNEGSISESGDAKKFLEGIEQYFAKNEKSEASNLLGKLVSMKYQDKGNIREYIMEMSTLASKLKSLKLELSEDLLVDLVLISLPAHFGQFKVSYNTQKDKWSLNELISHCVQEEERQQRDKADSAHLASTTKNKMKMRAKDTTE; via the exons ATGAAAT TTTCTGTTGCTACTGCTCCGAATTTTTCCGCTCAAGCCAATAATATCCCTATGCTTAGCGGGACAAACTTTAAATTTTGGAAAGAAACCGTGGAAATTGTTCTCGGTTGTATGGATTTGGATCTGGCACTTAAGGTGGAACGACCCAGTCCTACTTCGGATAACCCAAATGAG GGCTCTATTTCTGAGAGTGGGGATGCCAAAAAGTTCCTTGAAGGAATTGAACAGTACTTTGCCAAGAATGAAAAATCGGAAGCGAGTAACCTTTTGGGTAAGCTCGTCTCCATGAAGTATCAGGACAAAGGAAACATAAGAGAGTACATCATGGAGATGTCTACTCTCGCATCAAAGCTCAAGTCACTTAAGTTAGAGCTGTCTGAGGACTTGCTTGTGGACTTGGTTTTGATCTCTCTGCCTGCACACTTTGGTCAATTTAAGGTGAGTTATAACACTCAAAAGGATAAATGGTCCTTAAATGAGCTTATTTCTCATTGCGTGCAAGAGGAAGAGAGACAACAACGAGATAAGGCTGATAGTGCTCATTTGGCTTCGACCACGAAGAATAAGATGAAAATGAGAGCTAAGGATACTACGGAGTGA